A region of Pempheris klunzingeri isolate RE-2024b chromosome 15, fPemKlu1.hap1, whole genome shotgun sequence DNA encodes the following proteins:
- the LOC139214056 gene encoding caspase-8-like, with protein sequence MSAKSTLKCNKIAIQQALCGDYKLILNKVCERELITGREYNNLKSINKEDVEGHVIELMDKIMNKGEDTCQAFLDLLQTDEDVKETYPELKKIKLKDTCLLPKPVQASSDDLPQESQMGAKDTYQLNSRPTGLCVIVNNEIFTHSKPRPGTNKDAESLAKVFSWLGFRVLMCKDQTGDQMDRALKCFASLSDLSQLQEFSVQEWCDSGFTDLQEAPKHGDAFVCCILSHGKKGEVSGIDGESLSIKQITKSFKATDQSALTSKPKVFLIQACQAKPGEPGGPGQRGVMEKDLQSDDCSPLTIPEEADVLVGMATVEDYPAFRHPKDGSWFIESVCKQLRSGCPRGDDLYTILTRVNREVAQKEATSKPGEGKQLPEFRSTLCHRLVLSPHHD encoded by the exons ATGTCGGCCAAAAGCACactgaaatgcaataaaatagCCATTCAGCAGGCTCTGTGTGGCGACTACAAACTAATCCTCAACAAAGTTTGCGAGAGGGAGCTGATAACTGGACGTGAGTACAACAACCTTAAGAGCATCAACAAGGAGGATGTGGAGGGGCATGTCATTGAGCTTATGGATAAGATCATGAATAAAGGAGAGGACACCTGCCAAGCCTTCCTGGACCTCCTGCAAACTGACGAGGACGTTAAAGAGACTTACCCTGAGCTGAAGAAGATCAAATTGAAGGACACCTGCCTTTTGCCCAAGCCTGTCCAGGCTTCTTCAG ATGATCTGCCACAAGAGAGCCAGATGGGAGCGAAG GACACGTACCAGTTGAACAGCCGGCCTACTGGCCTCTGTGTGATCGTTAACAATGAGATTTTCACGCATAGCAAACCGAGACCTGGAACCAATAAAGATGCTG AAAGTCTGGCAAAGGTGTTCAGCTGGCTGGGGTTCAGGGTGCTGATGTGTAAAGACCAAACCGGGGACCAGATGGATCGGGCACTGAAGTGCTTTGCTTCCCTGAGCGACCTCTCTCAGCTGCAGGAGTTCAGTGTTCAGGAGTGGTGCGACAGCGGATTCACCGATCTCCAGGAGGCCCCTAAGCATGGCGATGCCTTCGTCTGCTGTATTCTGAGTCACGGAAAAAAGGGGGAAGTCTCGGGGATTGATGGGGAGTCCCTCTCTATTAAACAGATAACTAAAAGTTTCAAGGCCACTGACCAATCAGCCCTCACCAGTAAGCCCAAAGTGTTCCTGATCCAGGCCTGCCAGGCTAAGCCAGGAGAGCCAGGAGGGCCTGGACAGCGTGGAGTGATGGAGAAAGACCTGCAGTCTGATGATTGTAGTCCACTAaccatcccagaagaagccgATGTCCTGGTTGGCATGGCCACTGTTGAAGACTATCCAGCATTTAGACACCCAAAAGATGGGAGCTGGTTCATCGAGTCTGTGTGTAAGCAGTTGAGGAGTGGCTGTCCGAG GGGTGACGACCTGTACACCATCCTGACCCGGGTGAACAGAGAAGTCGCCCAGAAAGAGGCCACCAGTAAGCCTGGTGAAGGAAAGCAGCTGCCTGAGTTTAGGTCCACGCTGTGCCACAGGCTTGTGTTGTCACCACATCACGACTGa